The region TGGAACTAGCTTCTTGTTTATGGTAATGATAGTGAGTATTTTGGTATTAAGCTTTTTTGGATGGCCTAGTCCATTAAAGAGATTTTTAGTAAGAATACTAATGTTGCCTGTGATAGCAGGTATATCTTATGAGATAAATAGACTTATTGGTAGGAGCAATAGTAAACTTGCATACATGCTTTCCTACCCTGGACTTGGACTTCAAAAGTTGGCAACAACTAGAGAACCAGATGCAGAACAAATAGAAGTAGCAATTGCAGCATTAAAGGGAGTATTGGTAGATGATAAGGAGGCAGACATTTGGAAATAAAAAAGCTTTTGAAAATTGGAGTAGATAAATTAGGTAAAAGAGAATATTTAAATCCTACACTTGATGCACTACTTATACTTTCTTATCTACTGAATGTTGACAAAAGCTATCTTTATACACATGGGGATAGAATTGTTTCAGAGGAAATTGTGGATAAGTTTCTATATTATATAGATAATAGAAAAACAGGCTATCCTCTAAGCTATCTTTTAAATGAAAAGGATTTTTATGATCTCAGTTTTTATATTGAAGAAGGAGTATTAGTTCCCAGACCAGATACAGAAATATTGGTAGACTGGGTTATTAATACTGCTATAGAAAAGTATCAAGAAAAACCTATTAATATAGTAGATTTGGGGACGGGTAGTGGTTGTATTGCCTTGACTCTTGCATATCACTTAAAAAATTCTATAGTATATGCTGTTGATTTAGATGATGTGGCGTTAAAGGTAACAGAAAAAAACATCAATAAACACAATTTAAATGATAGAGTTGTACTATGTAAGGGAGATATGTTTTGTGGAATAAAACCTTTACAACTAGGTGGAAAAATAGATATAATAGTATCGAATCCTCCATATATACCTACTGAGGATATTGAAAAACTTCAAGTGGAAGTTAAGGATTATGAACCTAGAAGGGCATTAGATGGAGGAATGGATGGACTTGATTTTTATAATAAAATCATACCTGAGAGTAAAGACTATTTAATAAAGGGTGGAATATTAGCCTTTGAGATAGGATACGATCAAGGAGAAATTGTGAAGGATATTTTTATAAAAGAAGGTTTTAAAGATGTAAAGGTGATTAAAGATTTACAGGGCCTTGATAGAGTTGTAGCAGGGATTTTGCCTTAGGGGGTTTGTATATGCTTTTCAAGATGTTTATGACCTTTTTTAAAATAGGTGCTTTTACCATTGGTGGCGGATATGCTATGATTCCACTTATTCAAGATGAAGTTGTAGAGAGAAATAAATGGCTTACAATGGAAGAGTTTTTGGATATAATAGCTATTGCTGAGGCAACCCCAGGGCCTGTAGCAGTGAATACTAGCACTTATGTAGGGTATAAAATGTATGGACTTAAGGGTGCACTCATTTGCACATTGGGAACTATTCTCCCATCTTTTGTAATTATATTAACTATTGTCAAATTCTTGTGGAAGTACAGACAAAATGAAATTGCAGACAAAGTATTTTTAGGTATCAGACCAGCAGTAGCGGCTTTAATTTTTTCAGCTGTGTACAAAATAGGAAAGACTATGAAGATTACTAAAACTACTTTGGCGATTTCTGTGGCTACAGTATTATTGATTGTATTATTAGATATTAGCCCAATATATATAATATTAGTAGCGGCAATAGGATCTATTGGATATTTCAGAAGCAAGGAGAATAAATTATGACATTACTCAAACTTTTTCTTTCATTTCTAAAAATAGGAGCATTTAGTTTTGGTGGGGGATATGCAATGCTTCCCCTTATAGAAAAGGAGACAATAGAAATACATGGTTGGCTTACTACAAAAGAATTTATAGATATACTGGCGGTAGTAGAAATGACCCCAGGTCCAATAGCTATAAATTCAGCTACATTTTTAGGATATAAGGTGGCAGGAGTTTGGGGATCGGTAGTTGCCACTATAGGCGTAGTGCTTCCTTCTATTGTAATAATACTAATAATTGCTCATTTTTTATCTAAGTTTAAAGATTCTCCTTATGTTGATTGGGCTTTTAGAGGAATTAGACCGGTAGTATTAGGGCTTATAGTTTCTGCTAGTATTACAGTGGCTAGAAATGCATTTATAGATGTAAAAAGTGCAATAATAGCTGTGGTATTATTTTACTTTCTAGCATTTAAGAAATTGCATCCCATTCTTGCTATAGTAATTGCAGGAGTAATAGGAGCTTTTGTTTTTTGATAAATTTAAATAAATTATATGGAAATCAATTGTTGAGGTGATTATATGCTTGAAAAATTATCATTTATTGAAAATAAGTACAAAGAGTTAAGCAAAAAGATAATAGACCCAAAGGTAATGGAAGATATGGACGAGTGGCAAAAACTTGCCAAGGAACATGGGGAAATGGAACCTATAGTTCTAAAATACAAGGAATACAATGAAGCTATGACTACACTAGAAGAAGACAAGGAAATGTTAAAGGAAAAATTGGACGATGAATTCAAGGATATGCTAAAGGAAGAAATAAGTGAATTAGAAGAAAAGGTTGCAAAACTTGAAGAAGAGTTAAAGCTGTTATTGATCCCTAAGGACCCTAATGATCACAAAAACGTAATTGTTGAAATAAGAGCTGGAGCAGGTGGAGATGAAGCAGGATTGTTTGCAGGAGATCTTTTCAGAATGTACTCTAGATTTGCTGAAAGACAAGGCTGGAGAGTTGAAATCATGAGCACTAATGATCAAGGTATTGGTGGTTTCAAAGAAGTAATATTCATGATCAAAGGAAAAGGTGCTTATAGTAGACTAAAATATGAAAGTGGAGTTCACAGAGTACAAAGAGTTCCTGAAACAGAATCTGGTGGTAGAATTCACACTTCAACAGCAACAGTAGCAGTTCTACCTGAAGCAGAAGATATCGATATTGAAATCAATCAAAGTGACATAAGAGTGGATGTATTCCGTTCTTCAGGAAATGGTGGGCAAAGTGTTAATACCACTGACTCAGCTGTTAGAATCACTCATATTCCTACAGGAATGGTAATCTCTTGTCAAGATGAAAAGTCTCAACTTAAGAACAAAGACAAAGCTATGAAGATTCTTAAGACTAGACTTTATGACAAGATGATAACAGAGCAAAATGCAGAAATTGCACAAGAAAGAAGAAGTCAAGTTGGTTCTGGAGATAGAAGTGAGAGAATCAGAACATATAACTTCCCACAAGGAAGAATTACAGACCACAGGATCAATTTAACAGTATATAAACTTGAAAACTTCTTAGATGGAGATATAGACGAAATGGTGGCTGCACTAATAACCACTGATCAAGCAGAAAAATTAAAACAAGTTGGATAGGGAGACACGGAGACAAGGAGGCAAGGTTCTTTGTCTCCTTTATTGTCCATTATAATATTAGTCCTAAGGCAAATCCTATAACAATTCCAATGGTTGAGGCTTTTCCCCTATATAGAGCTTTGGCATTTGGTATCAAATCATCACATACTATATATAACATAGTTCCTCCAGCAATAGAGAGGCAAAGGGAGATATATAAATTAGAAATATTGCCAAGATAAGCACCTAAAAATGCACCTATTCCCATAGGAAATCCTGCAGCCATAGTGATTAATAATATTTTACCAAGTGATACTTTAGATAATTTTAAAGGTAATGCCATAGCCAATCCTTCAGGTAAATTGTGAAGAACCATTGCTATTGATAAGCTTAGTCCTAATTTGTTTGTTACCATAAATGCTGAACCTATAGCAAGTCCTTCAGGGAGATTATGAAGTCCAATACTTATTGCCATAATAATACTATTTCTAAGGATAGGATTGTAATTATCTTTGGGAATTTTCTCTTCTATAAAAACAATCAATAATACTCCTAATATAATGCCAAATAACTCTGGCCATATTCCTCCTAATACATAGGATTCAGGAAGTAATTGAAATGATGCAATACTTAACATAAATCCTCCAGTTAGTCCCAAAAGCATGCTTATAAAACGGTTGTTTGAAACTTTGATAAATGTAGACAGTATGCCTCCTAGGCTTGTTCCTACAACGCCTATAAAAAAACCTATAAATGTAATAGTATGAACGTTTATCATAATTACCTCCCTATCTTTTTACTATATGTTATTCTTATTTGATAAAATAAAGAACACCCTTATCTCCTAAAAAATTTCTAAATTTCCTATTTAAAAAGTGATTATTCATGTATAATATATATTTAGAAGAAAAAAGCTAATGAAGAAGAAGGGATACAATTGAAGACGATAATAAAAAAAGTAAATAGAGAAAATCCTAATGAGAAA is a window of Anaerosalibacter sp. Marseille-P3206 DNA encoding:
- a CDS encoding chromate transporter, which encodes MLFKMFMTFFKIGAFTIGGGYAMIPLIQDEVVERNKWLTMEEFLDIIAIAEATPGPVAVNTSTYVGYKMYGLKGALICTLGTILPSFVIILTIVKFLWKYRQNEIADKVFLGIRPAVAALIFSAVYKIGKTMKITKTTLAISVATVLLIVLLDISPIYIILVAAIGSIGYFRSKENKL
- a CDS encoding ZIP family metal transporter, which translates into the protein MINVHTITFIGFFIGVVGTSLGGILSTFIKVSNNRFISMLLGLTGGFMLSIASFQLLPESYVLGGIWPELFGIILGVLLIVFIEEKIPKDNYNPILRNSIIMAISIGLHNLPEGLAIGSAFMVTNKLGLSLSIAMVLHNLPEGLAMALPLKLSKVSLGKILLITMAAGFPMGIGAFLGAYLGNISNLYISLCLSIAGGTMLYIVCDDLIPNAKALYRGKASTIGIVIGFALGLIL
- the prmC gene encoding peptide chain release factor N(5)-glutamine methyltransferase yields the protein MEIKKLLKIGVDKLGKREYLNPTLDALLILSYLLNVDKSYLYTHGDRIVSEEIVDKFLYYIDNRKTGYPLSYLLNEKDFYDLSFYIEEGVLVPRPDTEILVDWVINTAIEKYQEKPINIVDLGTGSGCIALTLAYHLKNSIVYAVDLDDVALKVTEKNINKHNLNDRVVLCKGDMFCGIKPLQLGGKIDIIVSNPPYIPTEDIEKLQVEVKDYEPRRALDGGMDGLDFYNKIIPESKDYLIKGGILAFEIGYDQGEIVKDIFIKEGFKDVKVIKDLQGLDRVVAGILP
- the prfA gene encoding peptide chain release factor 1, producing the protein MLEKLSFIENKYKELSKKIIDPKVMEDMDEWQKLAKEHGEMEPIVLKYKEYNEAMTTLEEDKEMLKEKLDDEFKDMLKEEISELEEKVAKLEEELKLLLIPKDPNDHKNVIVEIRAGAGGDEAGLFAGDLFRMYSRFAERQGWRVEIMSTNDQGIGGFKEVIFMIKGKGAYSRLKYESGVHRVQRVPETESGGRIHTSTATVAVLPEAEDIDIEINQSDIRVDVFRSSGNGGQSVNTTDSAVRITHIPTGMVISCQDEKSQLKNKDKAMKILKTRLYDKMITEQNAEIAQERRSQVGSGDRSERIRTYNFPQGRITDHRINLTVYKLENFLDGDIDEMVAALITTDQAEKLKQVG
- a CDS encoding chromate transporter, producing the protein MTLLKLFLSFLKIGAFSFGGGYAMLPLIEKETIEIHGWLTTKEFIDILAVVEMTPGPIAINSATFLGYKVAGVWGSVVATIGVVLPSIVIILIIAHFLSKFKDSPYVDWAFRGIRPVVLGLIVSASITVARNAFIDVKSAIIAVVLFYFLAFKKLHPILAIVIAGVIGAFVF